CAGCATAGGTTCTGGGGCTATGATTTCCGATACATCCCCGTCGAACTCGTCAGTGCGGTTTATGATCGCTTTCTAGGGGAAAAAGAAGCGGAGCGTCGGGCGACCGGCGCCTTTTATACCCCCATGTTCCTGGCCGATACCGTCGTATCGCAGGTCTGGGACATGCTAAGCCCAGCAGTGCGCGACAAAGGCCGCTTTCTCGATCCGGCATGCGGGTCGGGTGTTTTTCTGGTCCGGTCCTTCCAGCGGCTGTGCGAACACTGGCGAAGCCGTTCGAACGATGGCGAGATCGCCTGGGACCAGCTCCTCGGGATACTGCGCCGTGTCCATGGCTGGGATATCAATGGCAGCGCGGTGCGCGTGGCGGTGTTCTCTCTCTACGTCGCATTGCTCGAGGAAGTATCGCCCCGCGACATCCGACGGCTGATCAGCCGAGGGAAGGTCTTGCCGGAGCTGTGGGGCCACAGCCTCATCTGTCGGGACTTTTTCGCGGTGCCCGAAGCCGAGGAGGGCTTCGATCTCATCATCGGCAATCCGCCTTGGACGAGCCGGCGAGGACCCGACCGGTCGTCGGTTCGGTGGAGTAAGGCGGCAGCGCTCCCGATGCCCGGCAAGGAGGACGCCTGGGCCTTCACCTGGAAGGCCGGTCGGCATCTCGCCGCAGGCGGCGTCGTCGCTTTTCTTCTTCCGTCGATGGGCTTCCTGCATAACCATTCGGCAAAGACGGTGGCCGCGCGAAACCAATTTATGCGCGCGTGCCGCATCCGGCGGATCATCAACTTCGCCGACCTGCGCTTCCAGCTCTTCGAACATGCCCATCGTCCCGCAGCACTTGTCATTTATGGTGCCGGCTCAGTGGACCATTTTCCCTACACGTTTGATTATTGGGCGCCGAAAGCCGATCTGAACCTGCGGATCAAACGGGTGATCACGCTCAGCAGCGCCGACAAGATGGCGATGTCCGTGGAGGCCGTTCTAGATAACCCGTTAGCATTCAAGCAACGCCTCTGGATGCGGGAACCGGACGCCAAACTGTTCGGCTATCTCGCCCGGCTGTCAAAAATCGGCGACCTTGTCGCTGACTTTGGGTCGTTCAGCCGGCGGCGGCAGGACCCGACTGGGCACTGGGTCATTGGGCAAGGCTACCAGCCATTCACGACCGATGACGATGAAGATGATGAAACTGCGGGCTACGCCGGCGCCGAGGAGGACGAAACGGGGAGCAAACCGGTCAAGCCTCAGGTTAGCCAGTATGTCGGCACATACCCCGACCTCCCGATCGGTGCTTTTCGCAGACTGGCACAAGCCGATGATGGCCTGCACCCTGCTATCAGCAACCTTGTGCGCAGAAGGGGTTTCGAGCCGGGCTTTGCTGGGGTTCGCATCCTTGTCCCGCGCGGGGTCGAAACCTCCCAAACCAGGTTGCGCGCCGCCTATTGTCAAAGTCCGTTGACGTTCCAAGACATTCTGCAGGCGATCATCGTTCCGTCCGGCGAGGAGCGGCGGGCAAAATTGCTCACGGCTATCCTGAACAGCCGACTTTCCGTCTGGTACGCATTCCATGGCACGGCATCGTTCGGATCGGACCGGCCGGAAGTGAAGCAGGCCGAACTGCGACGCCTGCCCTTCCCGCAACTCGCGGAGCTGCCGGATCCCGATCGAGCGGCCCGCGCCTCGGACGCGCTGGTCGCGGTGATCGACGCGGCGATGGATGCCTCGCGCCAACCTTTCACGCTCGGTGGCGGAGACGATGCGTATCTCGGCGCGATCGACCGCTTAACATATGATTATTTCTGCCTTTCGGACGACGAGATCGTTCTGATCGACGATGCGGTCGAAACAATCATTCCCGCGATCCAGCCGCACGAAGGTGCAAGTCCGGGTCTTTGGAAGCCGCCGCTCGAAGATCAGCGGCGGGCATATGCCGAAACCTTGGCCGAGAGTCTGCGGGGATGGCTCCTTGATGGCGGATCGGTAGGCACGAAGTTGGTCGCCAGGAGCGTCGATCTCGCAATATTGCGGATCACGCTCGAGCATGAGAGCAGCTATTCCGAGGATGACAGCGCTTCTCTGAACGATGTGCTGGATTATCTGTCGGAGCACATCAATCAGCCGCTGGACGGTAATTTCCAGTTGATCCCCGATCTCCGGGTCTTCGTCGGCGACAGTCTCTATCTGATCAAGCCGATGCAAATGCGGTTCTGGCTTCGGGCTGCCGCACTTGCCGACGCGGATTCGATCGCGATGGATCTTCAGGACGCGATCACCATCCAAAGACGGACTGCCGGCGCCTGATGCTGCTGGGCGACACTGAGAAATGGGCAGCGCGTTTTGCCTCGCTCGATGATCGCATTCTCGACCGTATTGCGGCGGTATGGCCCACGCTCCTCGATCTTCTGCCCGGACAACCCGACGAAGACACGATCACAATCAATCTCGTCTCTTTGCTGGGCAAGGATCCTGTGGTTCGTCGGCTTTGTCACTGGATAGAATTTCAGTTCGAACCGACCGGCACCCATCCAACAGGCGCCCAATACAGCAAAGGTCAGATCGACCTCGCTGTCATTCTCGACTGGGATCGCACGCGCTACCTCGCCTACGAATGCAAACGCCTAAATGTGATCTACAGCGGTGGCAGACAATCACTGGCCGGCCCTTACGTCACCGACGGAATGATGCGCTTCATCACCGAGCAATATGCCGAAGGGTTGGAGGTCGGTTGCATGCTCGGTTATGTGTTGGACGGCGATCTCGGTTTCTCAATGGAGCGATTGGCAAATGCGATCGCGTCTCACGCTGCGCTAAATATTCTAGGTGGTCCGGTTCCTATGGTCCCGGTGCATCGAATCAACCGGTTCAGTACGACCCATAGCCGCGCCGGAACGAAGAACATCGAAGTGCGTCACGCTTTGCTTTCGCACGCGCTTGATCCTTTTGGTTGATCGTACATACGCGCCAGCACGGCTGCCCGACTGGTTTGAAAACTGGCACCGCGGATTCTCGTCAGGTACCTGCGAGAACTCCAAGAGCTCACCGAGCTTGACACAACCACGCCGATGTCGAGTTTTGCTGATCGCTGCATAAGTTCGGCTCAATCGCCATCAAGTGCGTAGCCAAGAAATTCGTCGTGCTCCCGACGCTCGACATCCCAGCGTTTAGCGCCATCCGGGCGCTGGCGACAGTGACACGTGGTTAGCCAAAGCCTTTGTTTAGCGCGGGAAATCCCGACAAAATAGGCAGCGCGCTCCGCCGATGATTCACCCCAGAAAGTCTCTTTCTCGACCCCGAGAATGACGACTGTATCAAACTCCAGACCCTTACTCTTATGCACCGACATGATGCGAACCGCGCTGTCGCCAGAGAAGGACGCCAAGGCCGTCGCCGGCTCCGCGTCGCCTTGCAGCAACAGATGCGCGCGTTCGAGTGCCTGTTCTATAAGTTGGTCGAGGCGGCCACCATGCGCGTAGTCAGGCGAAAGCGCGATGAGATTGTCGCGCCCGACTACGCCTACCAGCGCCGTGGCAACGGCTTGCAGGTCGTTGATATGGCCTAGATTGATCTCACCCGACGCGATCTGCCGCCTAGTTTCTGTAACGAAGCGATCCCAGCGTGAGCGCAGTTGATATTCGCGCTCCTCGTCATAGCCATGGTTGAACACCACGATATCCAGTAATCGGCGATAGGCGGCGGGCTGCCGCGAACCGCTGGCGACTAGGAGAAAGTCGATGAGCAGGCAGGCGACCGGCTCCGACGCCAGATCCTGTTCCTTGTCTTCCTCACGAAACGGGATTTCGGCGGCCTCGAATGCGACCGTAAGGCGCTGGCAATAGAGGTTCTGCTGCTTGCTGACGAGAATCGCGATTTCAGAGGGTCGGACGCCATTGTCGATCAGGTCGCGGATTTGCCCCGTCAGGCTGGCAGCTTCTTCGCCATCATCGTCGAAACGAAGAACAGCGATCTCGCCCTCTTCGCCGAGGATATCCGCATCGTCGAGCGCGGCGGGCGGATCCATCACTTTGACCATCGCATTCTGCATGCGGCGTAGCCGCGGTGCGGATCGGAAATTCTGGTAGAGGTTGCGCGGTAGCGCATCGAACTCATCGGCAAAGGTCTGGAAGATACCCTCAAGCGCGCCGGCCCAGCCCATGATGCTTTGCTTGGTATCGCCCACCGCTGTCAGAATCGCCGAGGTGCCCCCGAAGCAAGCGAGAATCAGGCGATATTGCTCGGCCGTGCAGTCTTGAAATTCATCGAGAAAGATATGGGTGTAGGTCTGACGCACTGCGTTGCGTGCAATGAGGCTGGCTTCGATGATCGTATGGGCGAGCGGCACCATGTCGGCGAAGGTGATGGACTGGCGCTGCACCCGACGTGTACCGATCGAATAGTCCGGGCCCAGGGCATCCCGTCCGGTGAGCACGGGGCGAAAGCGATCGATGATCCGCTTCGCAAATGCATGAAAGGTGTGGCTGTCGAAGCGCGCCGCCAGTTCGGGTCCACAGCGTTTGCGGACGCGCGCCTTTAAGTTCTGGCTGGCATCGGTCTTGAAGGAGATGGCGAGGATCCGCCGCGGATAGCGGCAAGTGCCGGTCCGAAGCAGGAAGTCCGCACGTTGCGCGAGCATTTCGGTCTTGCCGGCACCCGGACCTGCGGTCAGCGCCAGATTGCGTGCGATCTCCGTAGCGGCAGCCATCGCATTCGGCTCGAGCGTCAAGCCGTCGGCAGGAGACCATCGCTCGGCCGAGATCATTCTGGCAGGCCTTCCAGTGCGGTTTCAACATAGTCGATCAGCGCTGTCATAACTGCTGGCATGTCGGCCGCTAGTTCCGCATCATCGAGCGCCGCCATCGCCCGGATGTGCCAAGCCGGCTTGCTGCCGATCTTGAACCTGCGGTGATAGGCATCGAACAGCTCCAGCTGCTCGTCGGAGTACTGGCCATCAACTGTGTCGTGCTTCTTGCCAAGAACCGCCTTGAGCGTGCTTTCGTCCGGTTCCTCGCGCTCGTCGTCGTCAATCTTGTACACTTCCCCAAACGCTTCGATCATCATGAAGTCGAGATCAAGCGGAGAAGAGAAGAAGATTCCCCGATCTGCGAAATACTCGATCCAGTCATCGTCATCGTCCAGCAATCCCAGATCGCTGTCCCAGGCCGGAATGCCCGCGATATCGTCGTCGTCGATGCCGGCGTTTTCGATATCGCCGTATTTGAGGCGTTGCTTCGCGGCATATTTGATCCGGCCCCAGCCCCCTTGATAGCGAGCAAGGTCAAGGTCGAGCAGTGTCGCGTGCGGAATGCCGAGCGCGTGCAGCAACCGCCAGAAATGATTGACGTGCCGACCGCCCAAGGGAACGATCGAAATCGACGCGTCATCGGTAAGAATCCCGCGCGCGCCGAGCAGCCGCGGCAGAACGACCTCCTCGCTGTCGCCTTCACCCAGGATCACGAACCGCGAGAAATACAGCTCCGGAAAGGCTTGTACGCCTTCGCGCACATATTTGGCGGCGTCCGCATTTTGAGGAAGCACGACACGCGTAACGACCGTGCGGCGGTTGCCGTCGAGCCGCAGATAACGAATGGTCTCGGGCGCAACCCGCCGCAGAAGCGACGGCGCGTGCGTTGCCACGAGCGCTTGGGTATTCTGACCTTTGGCGAATTCGGAAACGGCACGCACGATGCGTCCCAGATAATGTGGCGACAGGCTGTTCTCCGGCTCTTCGACCGCAAT
The genomic region above belongs to Sphingomonas sp. J315 and contains:
- a CDS encoding ATP-dependent nuclease is translated as MKLAHLRICNFRCFGNVATEIGLDDTTFILGPNGTGKTAILQALARMFSLDPALRKIRHSDFHIATDEAPDAAPEERRLWIEADFDFPELELDDEGAMPAVPGNFAHMLMVDDDEAVRVRFRLAATLDQDGDIEETFTYVTKTDDAGVPTEESRASKQDRNAIQVHYLPARRDPSDHISYSSNALLGRALRAADWSGERAAIGDLTAQITAALTGNAAIESIGESLTTIWSQLHKGQFFADPGVSFEQSEIDTLLRHLSLTFTPGHGEPLVDFSRLSDGQQSLLYISLVLAMREISDKVLAGELCAFDIDKLRPAIFTLIAVEEPENSLSPHYLGRIVRAVSEFAKGQNTQALVATHAPSLLRRVAPETIRYLRLDGNRRTVVTRVVLPQNADAAKYVREGVQAFPELYFSRFVILGEGDSEEVVLPRLLGARGILTDDASISIVPLGGRHVNHFWRLLHALGIPHATLLDLDLARYQGGWGRIKYAAKQRLKYGDIENAGIDDDDIAGIPAWDSDLGLLDDDDDWIEYFADRGIFFSSPLDLDFMMIEAFGEVYKIDDDEREEPDESTLKAVLGKKHDTVDGQYSDEQLELFDAYHRRFKIGSKPAWHIRAMAALDDAELAADMPAVMTALIDYVETALEGLPE
- a CDS encoding class I SAM-dependent DNA methyltransferase, with the translated sequence MSDPMTLALSPEWKERLGLANRQAPELYDVSASVVDAPHASAIRVALDDLQVSAVFCVQTVPTIAILVTDNYDRKAIVDLHGALWNQGLISLLLVISGEVMRAFSLARTPLKDADEAFENRCLVDTLTLTADALRFRNIVDGAESGRLWSEHAEYFKPKERIDQVLLDNLKVSHTLLRKEGLDPDPAQALLIQAMFIAYLEDRDIISTEYFRTVSSGAANSFLEMLGQRDVSLLQALFATLKADFNGDIFVAPCSFEPQVQAPEIRGSHLDILASFRLGREEMAHGQHRFWGYDFRYIPVELVSAVYDRFLGEKEAERRATGAFYTPMFLADTVVSQVWDMLSPAVRDKGRFLDPACGSGVFLVRSFQRLCEHWRSRSNDGEIAWDQLLGILRRVHGWDINGSAVRVAVFSLYVALLEEVSPRDIRRLISRGKVLPELWGHSLICRDFFAVPEAEEGFDLIIGNPPWTSRRGPDRSSVRWSKAAALPMPGKEDAWAFTWKAGRHLAAGGVVAFLLPSMGFLHNHSAKTVAARNQFMRACRIRRIINFADLRFQLFEHAHRPAALVIYGAGSVDHFPYTFDYWAPKADLNLRIKRVITLSSADKMAMSVEAVLDNPLAFKQRLWMREPDAKLFGYLARLSKIGDLVADFGSFSRRRQDPTGHWVIGQGYQPFTTDDDEDDETAGYAGAEEDETGSKPVKPQVSQYVGTYPDLPIGAFRRLAQADDGLHPAISNLVRRRGFEPGFAGVRILVPRGVETSQTRLRAAYCQSPLTFQDILQAIIVPSGEERRAKLLTAILNSRLSVWYAFHGTASFGSDRPEVKQAELRRLPFPQLAELPDPDRAARASDALVAVIDAAMDASRQPFTLGGGDDAYLGAIDRLTYDYFCLSDDEIVLIDDAVETIIPAIQPHEGASPGLWKPPLEDQRRAYAETLAESLRGWLLDGGSVGTKLVARSVDLAILRITLEHESSYSEDDSASLNDVLDYLSEHINQPLDGNFQLIPDLRVFVGDSLYLIKPMQMRFWLRAAALADADSIAMDLQDAITIQRRTAGA
- a CDS encoding UvrD-helicase domain-containing protein, which produces MISAERWSPADGLTLEPNAMAAATEIARNLALTAGPGAGKTEMLAQRADFLLRTGTCRYPRRILAISFKTDASQNLKARVRKRCGPELAARFDSHTFHAFAKRIIDRFRPVLTGRDALGPDYSIGTRRVQRQSITFADMVPLAHTIIEASLIARNAVRQTYTHIFLDEFQDCTAEQYRLILACFGGTSAILTAVGDTKQSIMGWAGALEGIFQTFADEFDALPRNLYQNFRSAPRLRRMQNAMVKVMDPPAALDDADILGEEGEIAVLRFDDDGEEAASLTGQIRDLIDNGVRPSEIAILVSKQQNLYCQRLTVAFEAAEIPFREEDKEQDLASEPVACLLIDFLLVASGSRQPAAYRRLLDIVVFNHGYDEEREYQLRSRWDRFVTETRRQIASGEINLGHINDLQAVATALVGVVGRDNLIALSPDYAHGGRLDQLIEQALERAHLLLQGDAEPATALASFSGDSAVRIMSVHKSKGLEFDTVVILGVEKETFWGESSAERAAYFVGISRAKQRLWLTTCHCRQRPDGAKRWDVERREHDEFLGYALDGD